In one Lolium rigidum isolate FL_2022 chromosome 3, APGP_CSIRO_Lrig_0.1, whole genome shotgun sequence genomic region, the following are encoded:
- the LOC124697590 gene encoding pentatricopeptide repeat-containing protein At5g14080-like: MDAINPLLLPGETVPRGSAPPTASGSNAATATATEGLMVDTPPAVGALGKRKWLGQHVVIVPPAAATPPALAAPPAPAKRAKWSGNKAPTPAEKKAAPKKAAKKPAAAKMASLTALTATMAKAPPVSAAAHNDLLRPAKKLWDEMFTSGCSPNLQTYNILITKFAEIGETGEVQQLFDHMLQKGVAPDGATYTSVITMLCQENKYEQAEEIFNKSVVQDPKLASSVLTVLILALCKQGNLKAALSVMFSVPSNIESSNSHVILLKFLTDAEEIEMALEHIKWIKRCCSSTFQDIMNELMASLSTSASLQPVTKLVRYLHSQGLVDEVHPWMKLIDNAYA, encoded by the exons ATGGACGCCATCAACCCGCTGCTACTCCCGGGCGAGACCGTGCCGCGCGGATCAGCTCCACCGACCGCATCTGGATCTAACGCCGCCACGGCAACCGCCACTGAGGGCCTCATGGTCGATACGCCTCCCGCTGTTGGTGCTCTCGGAAAGCGGAAGTGGTTGGGGCAGCACGTCGTCATCGTGCCTCCCGCTGCAGCTACCCCTCCCGCACTGGCTGCCCCTCCCGCGCCGGCCAAGCGGGCGAAGTGGTCGGGCAACAAGGCGCCAACGCCGGCAGAGAAGAAGGCGGCGCCGAAGAAGGCTGCGAAGAAGCCAGCTGCAGCCAAGATGGCGTCGCTGACTGCTTTGACTGCAACGATGGCGAAGGCGCCGCCAGTGTCGGCTGCTGCGC ataatgaccTCCTTAGGCCTGCTAAGAAGTTGTGGGATGAGATGTTCACCAGTGGGTGTAGTCCAAATCTGCAGACCTACAATATACTTATAACAAAATTTGCAGAGATTGGTGAAACTGGAGAAGTCCAACAGCTGTTTGATCACATGCTCCAGAAGGGAGTGGCCCCAGATGGTGCAACATACACTTCAGTCATTACTATGCTGTGCCAAGAAAACAAATATGAACAGGCTGAGGAAATCTTTAACAAGTCTGTAGTGCAGGATCCCAAACTAGCTAGTTCAGTGTTAACTGTACTTATCCTTGCACTCTGTAAACAAG GTAACTTGAAAGCAGCATTGAGTGTGATGTTCAGTGTTCCATCCAATATTGAGAGCTCAAATTCACATGTCATTTTGTTGAAGTTCCTAACAGATGCCGAGGAAATAGAAATGGCCCTTGAACACATAAAATGGATTAAGCGCTGCTGCAGCTCTACGTTTCAGGACATAATGAACGAACTAATGGCTTCTCTTTCGACTTCTGCTAGTCTTCAACCTGTCACAAAGTTAGTTCGTTATTTACATTCTCAGGGGCTTGTTGATGAAGTTCACCCATGGATGAAGTTGATAGACAATGCGTATGCTTGA